The Streptomyces sp. NBC_00236 DNA window CCAACTGTTCTGCCGTGCGGGCAGCCGGCGCCGCCCCGATTCACGCGGGGGACCCCGGCTACGGGTCTCATCTCGACCGCGACGGCGATGGTGTCGCCTGCGAATAGGGGAACTGCGCAGCCGTCAGCCGGCGCTGCCAGGGTCAACTGACGGGCAGGTTCGCGAAGTTCACGGATCGTCCCTGGCCGGACCCGGCGTGATTCCCGCGATGAAATGCCACTGGCGCAGCATCAGGACGACCAGGGTCGAGAGCGCGACAGTCAGCGAGCAGGGCAGCCCCAGGCTCAGTCAAGCGGGTCCGGCCGGCGGAGAATGCCGGCCGCCTCGGCGGCCTTCAGCCAGTCCGGGTACTCGCCCATCAGCTCGTCGTAAAGGGTTGCATCAGACAGGGCCTTCGGGTTCCGCCCGGCCGGGAAGAAGCCCGCATTGTCGACGACGCGCTTCTGCGGAACCTTCAGGTCGTCGAGCTTCCGCAGGAACTTGAACGGGTCGCTGCCGTACCCGATGAACTGCCAGAAGATCGGGAGCCGCGCAGCGTCGCAGAGGATCTTCTCCGTCTCCCTCTTCGAGTCGGGCGATCCGTCTGTTTGGAAGATGACGAACGCCGGGTCGGTTGCCCCGGACTGAACGTAGTGCTCGATGACTTCGAGCATGGCCGCGGCGTAGTTGGTCGTGCCCATGTGGCCGAGACTGTCGTGTATCCGGTTGATGCTCCCCTCGTAGGTGTCGAGGCTGACATCGACGACGGGATGGGCGTCGGAGTCGAAGAAGACAACGGGCACTGTGCCGTCGTCGTCCAGGTTCACCGAGAGGCCGAGGGCCTGCTCGGCAAGGTGCTGAACACTGCCGTCGCGGTAGTAGGAGCGCATGCTGCCGGACCGGTCGAGTACGAGGTAGACGGCTGCCCGCTCTCCGTTCAGCCCCTTCTTCTCCAGGCTGACGGCTGCGGTCTTCGCAAGGCTGACAAGGCCGGCGGGGACCTTGTTGAAGTCGATCGGCATGCTGCTCCTCACGGCAGGTGGATGGATCGTAGACCGCCAGCTGTGCGCTGGGTGGGCTTTGACCGGTGAACGGTCACGGCCGCATGACTCGGTTCGAGGTGCAAGCCCGGTCCGGACATCAACGTCCAACCCCGACAGCGCCCTTCACGCCGCGGCGCTCAGATGGTGTCGAGCGCGCCCACGGCCGCACAGATGTGGCCCGGTCTGCCCTCCGACCGCCTCCCGGCGCACCACCAGGAGAGCAGCCCTTCAGCATCGCGCGTATGCATGCCCAGGTTGTGTTCGGCACACAGGGGCCACGCCTGCCACAGACGCTCAGCGACGGTTTCCTGCGCGGCGTCGGCGACGATCGCCAAGGCATGAGCAGAGTCTTCTGCCGTCTTCGGGTACATATGACCGCCGTGCCACTCGCCGTTGGCCAGGGCAACGTAGACGCACTCCGGCTCGCCCGCCTCGTAGGAAGGCTGGGCCAGCAGTTGCAGAGACCCCTGCCCCGGAAGGGTCACGGCCAAGTCATGGTTGAGGACCACGAGCGCCTCGTCCCACAAGGGGTATTCGCCTCGCCAGACCCGACGGACTTCAGGCTGATCGAACAGAGCATGCACAGCGCCATCCTCCACTACGGACGCCCGATCTCAAACGCGGACGTTGCGACGTTGGTCGAGCCGAGCAAGGCGTATGGAGCCACCTGAACGATCCCTCTCGACGGGGGACGGGTCTGGACAACTGGTTCTGGACCGCGCTCAGGCGGAGCGCCACCTCGCGCGTCAGGCGGGGCCTTCGGGAAGGTAGCGGATGCCTGGCCTCTCGTGGCGCTGCCACCTTCCCTCGGATCAGAGCGGCGTGGCGCAAATGGGGCGCCATCTGATTCGCACGTTCACCGACCACTGGATCGAGAGTCTCACCGACCTCACCCCGCAGGTCCGCAAGGCTGCATCCCTGATACAGACCGGGCACGCCGCAAAAGCCCAGCGGCTGTT harbors:
- a CDS encoding vWA domain-containing protein; the encoded protein is MPIDFNKVPAGLVSLAKTAAVSLEKKGLNGERAAVYLVLDRSGSMRSYYRDGSVQHLAEQALGLSVNLDDDGTVPVVFFDSDAHPVVDVSLDTYEGSINRIHDSLGHMGTTNYAAAMLEVIEHYVQSGATDPAFVIFQTDGSPDSKRETEKILCDAARLPIFWQFIGYGSDPFKFLRKLDDLKVPQKRVVDNAGFFPAGRNPKALSDATLYDELMGEYPDWLKAAEAAGILRRPDPLD
- a CDS encoding DUF4291 family protein — protein: MPGLSWRCHLPSDQSGVAQMGRHLIRTFTDHWIESLTDLTPQVRKAASLIQTGHAAKAQRLFPVERAHPLLRAWENRLFSGG